One window from the genome of Vicugna pacos chromosome 23, VicPac4, whole genome shotgun sequence encodes:
- the GPR25 gene encoding probable G-protein coupled receptor 25, which translates to MRPTEPWSPSTGPAPWDYSGSGAPEELELCAARDLPYGYAYIPALYLAAFAVGLLGNAFVVWLLAARRGPRRLVDTFVLHLAAADLGFVLTLPLWAAAAARGGRWPFGEGLCKLSSFALAGTRCAGALLLAGLSVDRYLAVGRPLAARAWRTRRCALLACGGVWAAALAAGLPSLAFRGLRPLPGGRGSQCGEQPSDAFQGLSLLLLLLTLALPLAVTVVCYCRVSCRLRRPPHVGRARSRSLRIIFAVEGAFVGSWLPFCALRAVFHLASLGALPLPCRLLLALRWGLTVATCLAFVNSCANPLIYLLLDRSFRAQVRRRGACGRADSGARGGSSASSLSGDDGSPFRSPARGRGRAQRAYAPSAIP; encoded by the coding sequence ATGCGCCCCACCGAGCCCTGGAGCCCCAGCACGGGGCCGGCGCCCTGGGACTACTCGGGCTCGGGCGCCCCGGAGGAGCTGGAGCTGTGCGCGGCGCGGGACCTGCCCTACGGCTACGCCTACATCCCCGCGCTCTACCTGGCGGCCTTCGCCGTGGGCCTGCTGGGCAACGCCTTCGTGGTGTGGCTGCTGGCGGCGCGGCGCGGCCCGCGGCGGCTCGTGGACACCTTCGTGCTGCACCTGGCGGCCGCCGACCTGGGCTTCGTGCTGACGCTGCCGctgtgggcggcggcggcggcgcgcggcGGCCGCTGGCCCTTCGGCGAGGGCCTGTGCAAGCTCAGCAGCTTCGCCCTGGCCGGCACGCGCTGCGCCGGCGCCCTGCTGCTGGCCGGCCTCAGCGTCGACCGCTACCTGGCCGTGGGCCGCCCGCTGGCCGCGCGCGCCTGGCGCACCCGGCGCTGCGCGCTGCTGGCGTGCGGCGGCGTCTGGGCCGCGGCGCTGGCGGCCGGCCTGCCCTCGCTGGCCTTCCGCGGGCTGCGGCCGCTCCCCGGGGGCCGCGGCAGCCAGTGCGGCGAGCAGCCGTCGGACGCCTTCCAGGGCCTgagcctgctgctgctgctgctgacccTCGCGCTGCCCCTGGCCGTCACCGTGGTCTGCTACTGCCGCGTGTCCTGCCGCCTGCGCCGCCCGCCGCACGTGGGCCGCGCCCGGAGCCGCTCGCTGCGCATCATCTTCGCCGTCGAGGGCGCCTTCGTGGGCTCCTGGCTGCCCTTCTGCGCCCTGCGCGCCGTCTTCCACCTGGCGAGCCTGGGCGCGCTGCCGCTGCCCTGCCGCCTGCTGCTGGCGCTGCGCTGGGGCCTCACCGTCGCCACCTGCCTGGCCTTCGTCAACAGCTGCGCCAACCCGCTCATCTACCTGCTGCTGGACCGCTCGTTCCGCGCGCAGGTGCGGCGGCGCGGGGCCTGCGGGCGGGCCGACAGCGGGGCGCGCGGGGGCAGCTCGGCCTCCTCGCTCTCCGGGGACGACGGCTCCCCGTTCCGGAGCCCGGCCCGCGGTCGGGGCCGAGCCCAGAGGGCGTACGCGCCCTCGGCCATTCCGTag